In the genome of Pristis pectinata isolate sPriPec2 chromosome 10, sPriPec2.1.pri, whole genome shotgun sequence, one region contains:
- the LOC127575064 gene encoding transcription factor Sox-7-like, whose product MSTIMSPYSWTEGLESPVREEKPRAGLTAHESPARNKAEPRIRRPMNAFMVWAKDERKKLAIQNPDLHNAELSKMLGKSWKALTPSQKRPFVEEAERLRVQHMQDHPNYKYRPRRKKQIKRLCKRVDPSFLLNNFPHDQAPGHSGRICRGPLEEEEDKSYPPASRLPAISRFRDAQKTNGNFDNYGLPTPEMSPLDVVDAEHSFFPPPCTEDSPSQMNGVIYHSEYSQSPIRCGNLNQISIPQNRSPMMHPSASHPPPPPYYSRVQHPAFQSMNSSTSVHLSPPRDHHHLDNLEHISQAELLGEVDRNEFDQYLNTSSQLSQTGMVMNSHLPDVSPSGGTSSERSLISVLADATAAYYNGS is encoded by the exons ATGTCTACAATAATGAGTCCATACTCATGGACAGAAGGTTTGGAGTCTCCTGTAAGAGAAGAAAAACCCAGAGCTGGACTCACAGCTCACGAATCTCCAGCCAGAAACAAAGCTGAGCCACGGATCCGGAGACCCATGAATGCCTTCATGGTCTGGGCTAAGGACGAGAGGAAAAAACTAGCCATCCAAAACCCTGATTTACACAATGCAGAACTTAGCAAAATGCTGG GCAAATCATGGAAAGCACTCACTCCTTCACAGAAAAGACCTTTTGTAGAAGAAGCTGAAAGATTGCGAGTCCAGCACATGCAGGATCATCCCAATTATAAATACAGGCCTCGGAGGAAAAAACAGATCAAACGTCTGTGCAAACGTGTAGACCCCAGCTTCCTGCTCAACAACTTCCCCCACGATCAGGCTCCTGGTCACAGTGGAAGAATCTGTAGGGGGCctctggaggaggaagaggataaAAGCTATCCACCAGCCTCGAGACTTCCTGCAATCAGCAGATTCAGGGATGCACAGAAAACAAATGGTAACTTCGACAACTACGGGCTACCTACACCCGAGATGTCCCCTCTAGACGTAGTGGACGCTGAACACAGTTTCTTTCCACCTCCGTGTACAGAAGATTCTCCTTCTCAGATGAATGGAGTGATATATCATTCAGAATACAGCCAAAGCCCCATTCGATGTGGAAATCTGAATCAGATCTCAATCCCCCAAAATAGATCTCCCATGATGCACCCTTCAGCCAGCCACCCCCCACCGCCTCCTTATTATAGCCGAGTCCAACATCCAGCCTTCCAGTCCATGAATTCAAGCACATCAGTCCACCTTTCTCCCCCACGTGACCACCATCACCTAGATAACCTGGAGCATATCAGCCAGGCTGAGCTTTTGGGGGAAGTGGACCGCAATGAGTTTGATCAGTATCTGAACACCTCCAGTCAATTAAGTCAAACAGGAATGGTAATGAATTCACACTTACCTGATGTGAGTCCATCAGGAGGCACAAGTTCGGAGAGGAGCCTAATTTCAGTCTTAGCTGATGCTACTGCGGCATATTATAATGGCTCCTAG
- the LOC127575226 gene encoding uncharacterized protein C8orf74 homolog yields the protein MSLLTAEDVWRVMRLQKEDGRRLLTKLLKWEDFDEERDLKPGILLDYLYDTIIFAAEEGFPWPSVAVAVCFSQELLCETKGKTIQEAIGKLWDKCEQYQNKLKSNYLQHLANYLLGTFFKHYHLYQFVLCKVREVDQTIHELEVHVPQEVPPLKNGTDIELWEYQQQLAKLSEAEAQLRNGMSAFREARQLKSEQEMDKFYKDLKFQNIEVVEKAKLEEIVKAAQNIQMTATSEILQKEIETTFQILDLKLQKTTMPLQASKTLQSSSMMGTKDRKLSKKK from the exons ATGAGTTTGCTAACAGCGGAGGACGTGTGGCGGGTGATGAGGTTGCAG AAAGAAGATGGTCGTCGGCTTTTAACAAAATTGCTAAAGTGGGAAGATTTTGATgaagagagagatttaaaacCAGGCATTCTTCTTGACTATCTATATGATACTATTATATTTGCTGCTGAAGAAGGATTTCCATGGCCTAGTGTGGCAGTGGCAGTATGCTTTTCACAGGAACTACTTTGTGAAACTAAAG GAAAAACTATTCAGGAGGCTATTGGAAAATTGTGGGATAAATGTGAACAATACCAAAATAAACTGAAATCTAATTACCTCCAACATTTAGCCAATTATTTACTCGGAACTTTCTTCAAACATTATCATCTCTACCAGTTTGTACTGTGCAAAGTCAGAGAGGTTGATCAAACCATACATGAACTTGAAGTCCACGTACCCCAAGAAGTTCCACCTCTGAAGAATGGAACAGACATTGAGCTTTGGGAATACCAGCAACAGCTGGCTAAACTCAGTGAAGCTGAAGCCCAGTTACGTAATGGTATGTCAGCTTTTCGTGAGGCCAGACAGCTGAAAAGTGAACAAGAAATGGACAAGTTTTACAAGGACCTCAAATTTCAAAATATAGAAGTGGTTGAAAAAGCA AAATTAGAAGAAATTGTCAAAGCTGCACAGAATATACAGATGACAGCAACTTCTGAaatactgcaaaaagaaattgaaactaCATTTCAAATTCTCGATTTAAAACTCCAGAAGACAACTATGCCCTTACAAGCATCCAAAACTCTTCAATCTTCTTCGATGATGGGAACTAAAGATAGAAAATTAAGTAAGAAGAAATAG